A genomic window from Paraburkholderia phytofirmans OLGA172 includes:
- a CDS encoding porin: protein MKKSLIVVAVAASFASVAHAQSSVTLYGLLDAGLTYTSNVNHNAKWAAGSGGINQSMFGLRGSEDLGGGLKAIFTLESGFNINNGKYANNNGMFNRQAFVGLSSAQFGTLTLGRQYDAAQDYLAPLTATGSWGGTYFAHPFNNDNLNTNGGYAVNNSIKYSSANYAGFTFGGTYGFSNQAGAFANNREYSVGAAYQWQGLHLGAAYAQQNNPGAANGGASDGSYVNALAGNVGNFRQREFGVAGSYAFGPATVGLAWTQSRSDNFVGAAQSLRANNYEVNGKYNLTPAMSLGVAYTFTDGKGYGVGANGSSDSVRYHQVGVQADYSLSRRTDVYAQAVYQHAMGDGGVASIYSGDNTQLPSSSKNQTAATVGLRHRF from the coding sequence ATGAAAAAGAGTCTCATCGTCGTTGCGGTTGCCGCATCGTTCGCTTCCGTCGCTCACGCACAAAGCAGCGTGACCCTGTATGGTCTGCTGGACGCAGGCCTGACCTACACCAGCAACGTCAACCACAACGCAAAGTGGGCAGCGGGTAGCGGCGGCATCAACCAAAGCATGTTCGGTCTGCGTGGTTCGGAAGATCTGGGCGGCGGTCTGAAGGCCATCTTCACGTTGGAAAGCGGCTTCAACATCAACAACGGCAAGTACGCGAACAACAACGGCATGTTCAACCGTCAAGCGTTTGTCGGTCTGTCGAGCGCGCAATTCGGTACGCTCACGCTGGGTCGTCAATACGACGCAGCACAAGACTACCTGGCACCGCTGACCGCAACGGGCAGCTGGGGCGGTACGTACTTCGCTCACCCGTTCAACAATGACAACCTGAACACGAACGGCGGCTACGCAGTCAACAACTCGATCAAGTACTCGAGCGCTAACTACGCAGGCTTTACGTTCGGCGGCACGTACGGCTTCTCGAACCAGGCTGGCGCATTCGCAAACAACCGCGAATACAGCGTTGGTGCTGCATACCAGTGGCAAGGTCTGCACCTGGGCGCTGCTTACGCACAGCAGAACAACCCGGGCGCAGCTAATGGCGGCGCTTCGGACGGTTCGTACGTCAACGCGCTGGCAGGCAACGTCGGCAACTTCCGTCAACGTGAATTCGGCGTTGCTGGTTCGTACGCATTCGGCCCGGCTACCGTGGGTCTGGCATGGACGCAATCGCGTTCGGACAACTTCGTCGGTGCTGCACAATCGCTGCGCGCCAACAACTACGAAGTCAACGGCAAGTACAACCTGACGCCGGCTATGAGCCTGGGCGTTGCGTACACGTTCACCGACGGCAAGGGCTACGGCGTTGGCGCGAACGGTAGTTCGGATTCGGTTCGCTACCACCAGGTCGGCGTGCAAGCTGACTACTCGCTGTCGCGTCGTACGGACGTCTACGCTCAAGCCGTGTACCAGCACGCAATGGGCGACGGCGGTGTCGCTTCGATCTACAGCGGCGACAACACGCAATTGCCGTCGTCGTCGAAGAACCAGACGGCTGCTACGGTCGGTCTGCGTCACCGCTTCTAA
- a CDS encoding IS110 family transposase: MPKDRTRSKPSGLPIIHPFAAGIDIGSRFHVVAVSPDLCDEPVQTFQAFTSDLQRMADWLVATGTKTVVMESTGVYWVAAYEVLESRGLEVVLANAREARAVPGRKSDVNDAQWLQRLHACGLLRASFRPGRDIAELRAYLRCRERHTDYAAAHIQHMQKALTFMNIQLHHVITDITGVTGMRIVRAIVAGERDPDRLAAMRDVRCKESLETIRSALVGNYQPEHVFALKQALALYDFYQRCIDECDVEIERAVAILNIAHPIPDAPLPKAKHRSKLPSDPNFDVRTAMYQLAGTDLTQIHGIGPFLALRLIGECGTDLSRWPTAKHFTSWLTLSPGCKISGGKVLSSHTRKTSSRITVALRLAAVTVGRSNTALGAFYRRLAGRIGNAKAVTATARKIAVLFYNAMRYGMDYRDPGADHYEQQYRDRVIKQLHRRAAQFGYSLQPQDSPA; encoded by the coding sequence ATGCCAAAAGACCGAACACGATCCAAGCCCTCAGGGTTGCCGATCATTCATCCGTTTGCAGCCGGTATTGATATCGGTTCACGGTTCCATGTTGTCGCCGTGAGTCCAGATCTGTGCGACGAGCCGGTGCAGACATTCCAGGCATTTACGAGCGATTTGCAACGCATGGCGGACTGGCTCGTCGCGACCGGCACAAAGACGGTTGTGATGGAATCGACCGGCGTGTACTGGGTCGCCGCCTACGAGGTGCTGGAGTCCCGGGGCCTTGAAGTCGTTCTTGCCAATGCACGCGAGGCGCGCGCAGTCCCTGGAAGAAAGAGTGATGTCAACGACGCACAATGGCTGCAGCGACTGCACGCGTGTGGGCTACTACGGGCAAGTTTCCGGCCTGGGCGCGACATCGCGGAATTACGCGCATACCTGCGTTGCCGCGAAAGGCATACTGACTATGCCGCCGCGCATATCCAGCACATGCAGAAAGCGCTGACCTTCATGAATATCCAGTTGCACCACGTGATCACGGATATCACGGGCGTCACTGGAATGCGGATCGTCCGCGCGATCGTCGCCGGCGAACGCGATCCAGACCGGCTGGCGGCGATGCGCGACGTCCGCTGCAAGGAAAGCCTTGAGACCATTCGTAGTGCACTGGTGGGCAACTACCAGCCCGAGCACGTATTCGCCTTGAAGCAGGCGCTTGCGCTGTATGACTTTTACCAGCGGTGTATCGACGAGTGCGATGTTGAGATCGAACGCGCTGTCGCGATTCTCAATATCGCTCACCCGATTCCGGATGCGCCGTTGCCGAAGGCGAAGCATCGCAGCAAGCTGCCCAGCGATCCCAACTTTGATGTGCGCACGGCCATGTACCAACTGGCGGGGACCGACCTGACGCAAATTCACGGCATCGGCCCATTCCTTGCACTGCGCCTGATTGGCGAATGTGGAACGGACTTGAGCCGATGGCCAACCGCCAAACATTTCACTTCATGGCTCACGCTTTCGCCCGGCTGCAAGATCAGCGGTGGCAAGGTGCTGTCATCGCACACGCGCAAAACAAGCAGTCGCATCACAGTCGCCCTGAGGCTTGCGGCGGTGACCGTTGGAAGAAGCAATACCGCGCTTGGTGCATTCTACCGGCGCCTCGCCGGGCGCATCGGCAACGCCAAGGCCGTGACCGCGACGGCGCGCAAGATCGCTGTCCTGTTTTATAACGCGATGCGCTATGGCATGGACTATCGCGACCCGGGTGCGGATCATTACGAGCAGCAGTACAGGGACCGCGTCATCAAACAGCTTCATCGCCGCGCGGCGCAATTTGGGTATTCACTGCAACCTCAGGACTCGCCAGCGTGA